One segment of Fructilactobacillus hinvesii DNA contains the following:
- a CDS encoding aspartate carbamoyltransferase catalytic subunit, with the protein MVNTAQHDLVSVSDLSEADVLHKIRLAQLFQAGKTVRLTRPAFAMNLFFENSTRTHTSFEMAERRLGMQVLQFVADGSSVTKGETLGDTIKTIQAIGVDVAVIRHPENEYYQPLLADNLDISIVNGGDGSGQHPSQSLLDMMTIYQEFGTFKDLNITIVGDLNHSRVARSNMALLTRLGAHVSFAGPEQWYNAEFEQYGNYTTIDDAVKNSDVVMLLRVQKERLGTELEDFDAESYHQRFGLTKERYQRMKPNAIIMHPAPVNRGIEIDSSLVEQPKSRIFKQMENGMYMRMAILTDVLVAKGLINPAEIKGE; encoded by the coding sequence ATGGTTAATACAGCGCAACACGACTTAGTCTCCGTAAGCGATTTAAGTGAAGCAGACGTCTTACATAAGATTCGCCTGGCCCAGTTATTTCAAGCTGGTAAAACGGTACGCTTGACCCGGCCGGCCTTTGCGATGAATTTATTCTTTGAAAATAGTACTCGTACCCACACCAGCTTTGAAATGGCAGAACGGCGGTTAGGGATGCAGGTGCTTCAGTTTGTGGCTGATGGGAGTTCCGTAACTAAGGGCGAAACGCTCGGAGATACAATTAAGACGATTCAAGCCATTGGGGTTGACGTGGCCGTGATTCGGCATCCAGAAAACGAATATTACCAGCCGTTGTTGGCTGATAATTTGGACATCAGCATTGTTAACGGTGGCGATGGGAGTGGCCAACATCCATCCCAGTCATTGCTAGACATGATGACCATTTACCAAGAGTTTGGGACTTTCAAGGATTTAAACATCACGATTGTCGGGGATTTGAACCACTCACGAGTAGCGCGCTCTAACATGGCGCTATTAACTCGACTCGGAGCGCACGTTTCGTTCGCCGGACCGGAACAATGGTACAACGCTGAATTTGAACAGTACGGTAACTACACGACGATTGACGACGCGGTCAAAAATTCCGACGTTGTGATGCTGCTACGGGTGCAAAAGGAACGCCTAGGGACCGAACTGGAAGACTTTGACGCCGAGAGCTACCACCAACGCTTTGGCCTAACCAAGGAACGGTACCAACGGATGAAGCCGAACGCTATCATCATGCACCCGGCGCCGGTCAATCGGGGAATTGAGATTGATTCGAGCCTGGTGGAACAACCTAAGTCGCGGATTTTTAAACAAATGGAAAACGGGATGTACATGCGCATGGCCATTTTAACGGACGTCTTAGTGGCCAAGGGATTAATTAATCCCGCTGAAATTAAAGGAGAATAA
- the brnQ gene encoding branched-chain amino acid transport system II carrier protein, with the protein MNELETPKRLKLKQLMVLASLLFALFFGAGNLIFPVHLGQTAGTNWIPAAIGFLLSAILLPLFSIFALGLTKSKNMFELLLPVGSTFSVLFLLAAHGSMGLLIGSPRLATVTFTMGVQPFLPTGWQQPALLVFSGLFFLMVVLLAYRQTSITNSVGKLLNPLFILLILFLFLVAFLVRGDVTNLPLVSAPGQGTASLVSGFLEGYNTMDALAGLGFGVTIIAAVCSYTKSDRHQGRNIAKIGLLAMGLEVLIYIGLIALGVVSLSYTKASADGGTAFTQIMAHYTGAFGAALLAALTFLACLTTAVGVLTSFAQDLGNRFPRIGYHKFLIGANVIAFVIANFGLDQIIAFSAPILSLLYPIAITVIGLALLNKWIKRNPVVYRGTVGLVMIPAGLDFLHTLPPVLHQITPIMVIDNWCSDFIPWFKLGLDFIPFMLVGLVISSCLAYWQRQNVKKSLTN; encoded by the coding sequence ATGAATGAGTTAGAGACTCCCAAACGATTAAAGCTGAAACAACTCATGGTCTTAGCTTCCCTGCTTTTTGCGCTATTTTTTGGAGCCGGTAATTTGATTTTTCCCGTTCATTTAGGTCAAACGGCGGGAACTAATTGGATTCCAGCGGCCATCGGATTTTTACTATCAGCCATTTTATTACCTCTTTTTTCGATTTTCGCCCTAGGCTTAACTAAGAGTAAGAATATGTTTGAATTGTTATTGCCGGTTGGCAGTACCTTTTCCGTACTTTTCCTACTGGCTGCGCACGGGTCGATGGGGCTTTTGATTGGATCGCCCCGGTTAGCAACCGTCACCTTTACGATGGGAGTCCAACCCTTTTTGCCCACTGGTTGGCAACAGCCTGCTTTGTTAGTATTTTCGGGCCTGTTTTTCTTGATGGTCGTGCTGTTGGCATACCGGCAAACTAGCATCACTAACAGCGTAGGGAAACTTCTGAATCCCTTGTTTATTTTGCTAATTTTGTTCTTGTTTTTAGTTGCTTTTCTGGTTCGAGGCGACGTGACTAATTTACCGCTAGTTTCCGCTCCGGGACAGGGGACGGCCTCGTTAGTAAGCGGATTTTTGGAAGGGTATAATACCATGGATGCGCTTGCGGGGTTAGGATTTGGGGTAACGATCATTGCAGCGGTTTGTTCCTACACAAAGTCCGATCGGCATCAGGGACGTAACATTGCTAAAATTGGGTTACTTGCCATGGGGTTAGAAGTTTTGATTTACATCGGTTTGATTGCCCTAGGCGTGGTTAGTCTAAGTTACACTAAAGCTAGTGCGGATGGGGGAACTGCCTTTACCCAAATCATGGCTCATTACACCGGTGCGTTTGGAGCTGCTTTATTAGCAGCGTTAACGTTTTTGGCTTGTTTAACAACTGCAGTTGGAGTGTTGACTTCTTTTGCGCAAGACTTAGGCAACCGGTTCCCGCGGATTGGATACCATAAATTTTTAATTGGTGCAAATGTGATTGCATTTGTCATCGCAAACTTTGGGTTAGACCAAATTATCGCATTTTCTGCTCCCATCTTAAGCTTGTTGTATCCAATTGCCATCACCGTCATTGGCTTAGCGCTTTTAAACAAGTGGATTAAACGGAATCCGGTGGTGTATCGCGGGACGGTAGGCTTGGTGATGATTCCAGCCGGATTAGATTTCTTGCATACTTTACCGCCAGTGTTGCATCAAATTACGCCCATCATGGTTATTGATAATTGGTGCAGTGATTTCATTCCGTGGTTTAAGCTCGGACTAGATTTTATTCCGTTTATGTTAGTCGGGTTGGTAATAAGTAGTTGCCTCGCTTATTGGCAACGGCAAAACGTAAAAAAGAGTTTGACAAACTAA
- the brnQ gene encoding branched-chain amino acid transport system II carrier protein: protein MTTLTTETQSKLSFKQYLILASLLFGLFFGAGNLIFPIHLGQMAGPNWLPAAVGFLLSAILLPLFAILALSITQSNSMYDLALPAGKFFAIGFLVLTHASLGLLIAAPRTATVTFSMGVQPFIPKAWATPALLLFSLFFFALTFGLAYHEGSVTKNVGKVLNPIFILLMVFLFVVAFLLYGDIRGLPLMPQAGQGTGSLINGFLQGYNTMDALAGLGFGVTIITALKAFGQSSRDRSWSVAKVGGLTMGFEALIYTFLIALGAASLSFTKASADGGTAFTAIMRHYTGIMGAGVLAALTFLACLTTAIGLLTSLAQDLSRQLPKIGYHKILLTATTIAFLIANFGLEKIIEYSAPLLSFLYPLAITLILLGLLKPFLGTQPLIYRITTGIVLIPAILDFIHTLPKPLLSLAPFTALDQWSLHTIPLYQVGLDFVPFLIVGLILSLLFSYGKKAFAN, encoded by the coding sequence ATGACCACGCTTACGACGGAGACACAGTCCAAACTGAGTTTCAAACAATATTTGATCTTAGCTTCGCTACTGTTCGGACTCTTTTTTGGAGCCGGTAACTTAATTTTTCCCATTCATTTAGGTCAAATGGCTGGCCCCAACTGGTTACCAGCAGCGGTTGGTTTTTTATTGTCGGCGATTTTATTGCCGTTATTTGCCATTTTAGCTTTAAGTATTACCCAAAGTAACAGCATGTATGACCTGGCGTTACCAGCGGGAAAATTCTTTGCGATTGGATTTTTGGTTTTAACCCACGCTTCTTTGGGATTATTAATTGCAGCGCCCCGGACGGCGACCGTTACCTTTTCAATGGGAGTGCAACCATTTATTCCGAAGGCTTGGGCGACCCCAGCGTTATTACTTTTTTCGTTATTCTTTTTTGCCTTAACCTTTGGCTTGGCTTACCACGAGGGGAGCGTTACCAAAAACGTGGGGAAGGTATTGAACCCAATCTTTATTTTACTGATGGTATTTCTTTTCGTCGTTGCTTTCTTACTGTACGGTGATATTCGAGGACTGCCATTGATGCCACAAGCGGGCCAGGGAACTGGATCTTTAATTAACGGTTTCTTACAGGGATATAATACGATGGATGCTCTGGCCGGATTAGGATTTGGCGTTACCATCATCACGGCGTTGAAGGCGTTTGGTCAATCCAGTCGGGACCGTTCGTGGTCCGTAGCTAAGGTCGGAGGGCTCACGATGGGCTTTGAGGCCTTGATTTACACTTTCTTAATTGCCCTAGGAGCTGCGAGCTTATCCTTTACCAAGGCTAGTGCTGACGGGGGAACTGCCTTTACGGCAATCATGCGACACTACACTGGCATTATGGGAGCAGGGGTATTGGCCGCGTTAACCTTTTTAGCTTGTTTAACCACGGCGATTGGCTTGTTAACTTCGTTAGCTCAAGACCTGAGCCGGCAACTGCCGAAGATTGGATACCATAAGATTTTGCTAACGGCGACCACCATTGCCTTTTTGATTGCTAACTTTGGGTTAGAAAAAATCATCGAGTATTCAGCGCCATTATTGAGTTTCTTGTATCCGTTGGCCATTACGTTAATTCTGTTGGGACTGTTAAAACCATTCCTTGGCACCCAACCGTTAATTTATCGGATAACCACGGGAATTGTTTTGATTCCAGCCATCTTAGATTTTATCCACACTCTTCCTAAGCCCCTTTTGAGTCTTGCGCCATTCACAGCACTGGATCAATGGTCTTTACACACAATTCCACTGTATCAAGTTGGTTTGGACTTCGTTCCGTTCCTCATCGTGGGCCTAATTTTGAGCTTACTGTTTAGCTACGGTAAAAAAGCGTTTGCAAACTAA
- a CDS encoding DNA/RNA non-specific endonuclease — protein MKKIMHWLVGIVAGITISLGTGATLIHAQTAVTMAPQATARYQQLQQTNYQSGATAYDVLNNDQPDTIAPINYSVSHIDFSNLDQLNRVGTATAYLTKENLGKSQGRAAQVFKPTGWSNQPKRVNGERVYPVNRGHLIAYTCTFNLNQNGQYTPGAKGSIDNPKNLFTQTAFANQKVMTINEQAVRNALAAGKKVIYQVTPVFQGNDLMAKGVWVQAVSSDGSFHLNRYLYNVQPGLAFDYATGRSTVDRTMNVPTPMNYENYHTKSYHKFNGGYRHHKVHVNRHHFF, from the coding sequence ATGAAAAAAATCATGCACTGGCTGGTGGGAATCGTTGCTGGGATAACCATTAGTTTGGGAACCGGAGCTACCCTAATTCACGCACAAACGGCGGTAACTATGGCCCCACAGGCCACGGCGCGCTACCAACAGTTACAACAAACGAACTATCAATCGGGAGCAACGGCTTATGACGTTTTGAATAATGATCAGCCTGATACAATTGCTCCCATTAATTATTCCGTTAGTCACATCGATTTTTCGAATTTAGATCAATTAAATCGAGTGGGCACGGCCACCGCATATTTAACCAAGGAAAACTTGGGGAAGTCGCAGGGACGAGCAGCGCAGGTGTTTAAACCGACGGGTTGGTCGAACCAACCAAAACGAGTTAATGGTGAACGGGTTTATCCGGTTAACCGGGGGCATCTCATTGCCTATACGTGTACCTTTAATTTGAATCAAAACGGGCAGTATACACCGGGGGCTAAGGGTTCGATTGATAATCCCAAAAACCTCTTTACCCAAACGGCTTTTGCCAATCAAAAGGTGATGACGATTAACGAGCAAGCCGTTCGAAATGCCTTGGCAGCGGGCAAAAAAGTGATCTATCAGGTGACTCCCGTTTTTCAGGGGAATGACTTGATGGCCAAGGGAGTCTGGGTGCAAGCGGTTAGTTCGGATGGCTCCTTTCACTTGAATCGTTATTTGTATAACGTGCAGCCGGGCTTGGCCTTTGATTATGCCACGGGACGCTCCACGGTTGATCGCACCATGAACGTGCCAACGCCGATGAACTATGAGAATTATCATACTAAGTCCTACCATAAGTTTAATGGAGGATATCGGCACCATAAGGTTCACGTTAACCGCCACCATTTTTTTTAA
- a CDS encoding dihydroorotase gives MAKLLLKNGQVYQDQQLVPGDVLIVDGKIAAIGEHLEQPDQQVLDVTGKAILPGLVDVHVHFRDPGQTEKETVATGSAAAAHGGYTTVCAMPNVTPVPNTLAELTKMIAANQQQAQVNVLQYAPVTTDERGDELVDFAGMKAAGAIGFSNDGIGIQTAKTMYDAMVAIAKTGLPLAAHVEDHALMNGGVMNAGQRAQALNLPGAVSVAETSQLARDLELARVTGVHYHVCHVSTARSVELIRRAKADGINVTAEVSPHHLLLDDNMIQTDNPMFKMNPPLRTKADREALLTGLLDGTIDMIATDHAPHTVADKGDSFKDSAFGITGLETAFPLLFTQLVEPGTVSLEQLLNWMSLNPARIFAIPASTEIKVDGAANLSIWDLEVDRQITTTEMKSKGKNTPFIGAQVVAEHFKTICNGELVD, from the coding sequence ATGGCAAAATTATTGTTAAAAAATGGTCAGGTCTATCAGGACCAACAGTTAGTTCCTGGTGACGTTTTGATTGTGGATGGCAAAATTGCAGCGATTGGAGAACATTTGGAGCAACCGGACCAACAGGTCTTGGATGTAACGGGAAAGGCCATTTTACCGGGGTTAGTGGATGTTCATGTGCACTTCAGAGATCCTGGACAAACTGAGAAGGAAACGGTGGCAACTGGAAGCGCAGCAGCAGCTCACGGTGGGTATACGACGGTGTGTGCGATGCCAAACGTGACCCCGGTGCCCAATACTCTTGCGGAACTTACTAAGATGATTGCTGCTAACCAACAACAAGCACAGGTGAACGTCTTACAATATGCACCGGTTACGACTGATGAACGGGGGGATGAGCTGGTTGACTTTGCCGGCATGAAAGCTGCTGGGGCCATCGGTTTTAGTAACGATGGAATTGGAATTCAAACCGCCAAAACGATGTACGATGCAATGGTTGCCATTGCCAAAACAGGGTTGCCGTTAGCTGCTCACGTTGAAGACCATGCGCTAATGAACGGTGGGGTCATGAATGCGGGACAACGAGCTCAAGCCCTGAATTTGCCAGGCGCAGTCTCCGTGGCCGAAACGAGTCAATTAGCCCGGGATTTAGAATTAGCTCGAGTTACTGGTGTGCACTATCACGTCTGTCACGTATCAACCGCGCGCAGTGTGGAATTAATCCGGCGGGCGAAGGCAGATGGAATTAACGTGACGGCGGAAGTTAGTCCTCATCACTTATTATTGGATGACAATATGATTCAAACCGATAACCCGATGTTTAAGATGAACCCACCGCTACGAACCAAGGCAGATCGAGAAGCATTGTTAACGGGACTCCTGGATGGCACGATTGACATGATTGCGACCGATCATGCTCCGCACACGGTAGCGGATAAGGGTGATAGTTTTAAAGATAGTGCTTTTGGAATTACCGGATTAGAGACGGCCTTTCCGTTGTTGTTCACTCAACTAGTAGAACCGGGGACGGTTTCATTAGAACAGTTGCTAAACTGGATGAGCTTAAATCCAGCCCGGATTTTTGCGATCCCCGCTTCAACAGAAATTAAAGTGGACGGGGCTGCCAATTTGTCCATCTGGGACTTAGAGGTTGACCGCCAGATTACTACTACGGAAATGAAATCTAAGGGTAAAAACACTCCATTTATTGGAGCCCAGGTAGTTGCAGAGCATTTTAAGACAATTTGTAACGGTGAACTAGTAGACTAA